One Polaribacter sp. KT25b DNA segment encodes these proteins:
- a CDS encoding LysR family transcriptional regulator has product MVNLEWYRTFKEIYENGTLTKASIALYASQPGVSVHLNALEAYVGKKLFERTSRKMIPTEDGKFLYEYIIESLKKLEIAEQHFKKTTQEKNPSLNVGMCSEMFQLIIEPEIPKLDFDLVARFGAHTDLIRDLNNGILDLVITPKKQHEKKSLVEYIPFSKERIVLIAGNKTNVTKIQKHIESNNLSKLEAELLQNIWYSSSNEMEHFRRFWFENFNKKPAFKPNYILPNITSIIRCLNNGNGLALVPDFLCQEQILTNKIKLVWEGKVKTENTLYFASRTDLKYKKELDTIKDIFTSKMK; this is encoded by the coding sequence ATGGTAAATTTAGAATGGTACAGAACATTTAAAGAAATATATGAAAACGGAACTTTGACCAAAGCTTCTATTGCTTTATATGCTTCTCAACCTGGAGTTAGTGTACACTTAAATGCTTTAGAAGCTTATGTTGGCAAAAAACTATTTGAACGTACTTCGAGAAAAATGATTCCAACAGAAGACGGGAAATTTTTATATGAATATATTATTGAATCTTTAAAAAAATTGGAGATAGCAGAACAGCATTTTAAAAAAACAACGCAAGAAAAAAATCCATCTTTAAATGTAGGAATGTGTTCTGAAATGTTTCAACTCATTATTGAGCCAGAAATTCCAAAACTAGACTTTGACCTAGTAGCTAGATTTGGAGCACATACAGATTTAATAAGAGACCTAAACAACGGCATTTTAGATTTAGTAATAACACCTAAAAAACAGCATGAAAAAAAATCATTAGTTGAGTATATTCCTTTTTCAAAAGAAAGAATCGTTTTAATAGCAGGAAATAAAACCAATGTAACTAAAATACAAAAACACATAGAATCAAACAATTTAAGTAAGTTAGAAGCCGAACTACTTCAAAATATTTGGTATAGTTCCTCAAACGAAATGGAACATTTTAGACGTTTTTGGTTTGAAAATTTTAATAAGAAACCTGCTTTTAAACCAAACTATATTTTGCCTAATATTACTTCTATAATAAGATGTTTAAACAATGGAAACGGATTGGCCTTAGTTCCAGATTTTTTATGTCAAGAACAAATTTTAACAAATAAAATAAAATTAGTTTGGGAAGGCAAAGTAAAAACGGAAAACACCTTATACTTTGCATCTAGAACAGATTTAAAGTACAAAAAAGAATTAGATACTATTAAGGATATATTTACATCAAAAATGAAATAA
- a CDS encoding NAD(P)H-dependent oxidoreductase, which produces MKNIFIINGSHPFAHSGGRFNETLFNKTISYFDTHEGFEVKFTQVGENYNVKEEVEKFKWADIVIYHTPIWWFQIPFGFKKYIDEVFTEGHQNGIYASDGRSRKNPNINYGTGGLMRGKKYILTTSWNAPKTAFTLENEFFNQKSVDEGAMFGFHRMNAFTGMELLATHHFHDMEKNADVPFELNNYSVFLNDLMINL; this is translated from the coding sequence ATGAAAAACATATTTATAATTAATGGAAGTCATCCATTTGCACATTCTGGTGGAAGATTTAACGAAACACTTTTCAACAAAACTATTTCATATTTTGATACACATGAGGGATTTGAAGTGAAATTTACTCAAGTAGGTGAAAATTATAATGTGAAAGAAGAAGTTGAAAAATTTAAGTGGGCTGATATAGTGATTTATCATACTCCAATTTGGTGGTTTCAAATACCGTTTGGATTCAAAAAATATATAGATGAAGTTTTTACTGAAGGTCATCAAAATGGAATTTATGCAAGTGATGGAAGAAGTAGAAAAAATCCAAACATCAATTACGGGACTGGTGGTTTAATGCGTGGAAAAAAATATATACTAACTACAAGTTGGAATGCACCTAAAACCGCATTTACTTTAGAAAATGAATTTTTTAATCAAAAAAGTGTAGATGAAGGTGCTATGTTTGGGTTTCACAGAATGAATGCTTTTACAGGAATGGAATTATTAGCAACACATCATTTTCACGATATGGAAAAAAATGCAGATGTTCCTTTTGAGTTGAATAATTACAGTGTTTTTTTAAATGATTTAATGATTAATTTGTAA
- a CDS encoding redoxin family protein → MKKITLITIMNFLIISCGKQKENKITSENFFKAGTIQFTGKVKNFKLTDDRTLFISQYNVLTGEDEVSSIKINKDGKFEKIIPIYSPHEITLKYKNKRTILLVNYLDSLNFIFDVKNKTIISGKGSNRNNLLQQYIESSYKIKNNYFDAIFGKEFELLLKEHSKTKRKLDSITDMIFLDKKPDSLLDIWIKTDKKTLKTYGFINYALKNEPFPTHFLSEKKIINDSDLNNINSYYNKSFTIDVFNLYIGAIVKGNRENFNKMRTLFKKGSYEEATNLLADSIFKKYKNLGKDIVLYREFKQMTQKDLIRDDPNIDLLKRQFLKKIKNEFIKTNILNESFKSNSAQKEKSTINNSDNVLADLIKKHEGKTLYVDISATWCGPCIAEFPYSVNLHESLKNENIVFVYLFAKSNQDTWKKLSTKYKLKGENLIISDNQYNLLLSEYGINTGFPQYFIVDKNKEIKKNIKRPSTTGMKEYLLKIL, encoded by the coding sequence ATGAAAAAAATTACTTTAATTACTATAATGAATTTTCTAATAATAAGCTGTGGAAAACAAAAAGAAAATAAAATTACATCTGAAAATTTCTTTAAAGCTGGGACTATTCAATTTACTGGAAAAGTAAAAAACTTTAAGCTAACTGATGATAGAACTTTATTTATATCACAATATAATGTACTGACAGGCGAAGATGAAGTGTCTTCTATAAAAATAAACAAGGATGGAAAATTTGAGAAAATTATTCCGATATATTCTCCACATGAAATAACATTAAAATACAAAAACAAAAGAACTATACTATTAGTAAATTACTTAGATAGTTTAAATTTTATTTTTGACGTTAAGAATAAAACAATTATTTCTGGTAAAGGAAGTAACCGAAACAATTTATTACAGCAATATATCGAATCATCTTACAAAATAAAAAATAATTATTTCGACGCAATTTTCGGTAAAGAATTTGAGCTTCTTTTAAAAGAGCACTCTAAAACTAAAAGAAAGTTGGATTCTATTACTGATATGATTTTTTTAGACAAAAAACCTGACTCATTACTAGATATTTGGATTAAAACAGATAAAAAGACATTAAAAACTTATGGTTTTATTAATTATGCTTTAAAGAATGAACCTTTCCCAACTCATTTTCTATCAGAAAAAAAAATAATTAATGATTCAGATTTAAACAATATAAACAGTTATTATAACAAATCATTTACTATTGATGTTTTTAATCTGTACATTGGAGCTATAGTAAAAGGAAATCGTGAAAATTTCAACAAAATGCGTACCTTATTTAAAAAAGGTAGCTACGAAGAAGCAACGAACCTACTAGCTGACAGTATATTTAAAAAGTATAAAAATCTTGGAAAAGATATTGTATTATATCGGGAATTTAAACAAATGACTCAGAAAGATTTAATTAGAGATGATCCAAATATTGATTTATTAAAAAGACAGTTCTTAAAGAAAATCAAAAATGAGTTTATAAAAACAAATATTTTAAACGAAAGTTTTAAAAGCAACTCAGCTCAAAAAGAAAAATCTACCATAAATAATTCTGATAATGTATTAGCAGATTTAATTAAAAAACATGAAGGAAAAACACTTTATGTAGACATAAGTGCGACTTGGTGTGGGCCTTGTATTGCTGAATTTCCATATTCTGTTAATTTACACGAAAGTTTAAAAAATGAAAATATCGTTTTTGTTTATCTTTTTGCAAAATCTAACCAAGATACTTGGAAAAAACTAAGTACAAAATATAAATTAAAAGGTGAGAATTTAATAATTAGCGATAATCAATATAATCTTCTATTAAGTGAATATGGAATTAATACAGGTTTTCCTCAATATTTTATAGTTGATAAAAACAAAGAAATAAAGAAAAATATTAAAAGGCCATCTACAACAGGAATGAAAGAATATCTATTGAAGATATTATAA
- a CDS encoding Hsp20/alpha crystallin family protein, with protein MSNLVSVPKNGSLANSNSNQNFPNLSSWLDDIFNRDLPSVFTSNFNTGITLPKVNIKETADAFIVEMAVPGLKKSDFQIDLDNQLLSISTETKEESEHKEENYTRREFGYSSFKRTFNLPESVNDEKINANYEDGILNILLPKKEEAKQKPARSIKIS; from the coding sequence ATGAGCAATTTAGTTAGTGTTCCTAAAAATGGAAGTTTAGCGAACAGCAATTCAAATCAAAACTTCCCAAATTTATCAAGTTGGTTAGATGATATCTTTAATAGAGACCTACCGTCAGTATTCACTTCGAATTTTAATACTGGAATTACTTTACCCAAAGTAAATATTAAAGAAACTGCCGATGCTTTTATAGTTGAAATGGCAGTTCCAGGTCTAAAGAAATCAGATTTCCAAATTGACCTCGATAATCAATTATTATCTATTTCTACGGAAACAAAGGAAGAAAGTGAACATAAGGAAGAAAATTATACTCGTAGAGAGTTTGGTTATTCTTCGTTCAAAAGAACCTTTAATTTACCAGAAAGTGTAAACGATGAAAAGATTAATGCAAATTATGAAGATGGTATTTTAAATATTCTTTTACCAAAAAAAGAAGAGGCTAAACAAAAACCAGCCAGAAGCATTAAGATTTCATAA
- a CDS encoding CPBP family intramembrane glutamic endopeptidase, giving the protein MTKIIAENLLQLIIVFPIILITLKNRKSETFEILMAFIIFFLINQISLVLPMVYPKLRISNWNSNWNWVGKIYAIFGAIAFLLIYRKYPLKDYFLTFKQESKFLKKGILIITSLLIIKTVLMFFAPTKILNWETLFFQFSMPGINEEIAYRGIMLGLLAKILKSKNLILNTPVWITAILFGLEHGLSLSTELIITFNIQPFLITMIYGLIWGWITIKSGSILLALISHNLGNGTGNIIRMR; this is encoded by the coding sequence ATGACAAAAATAATCGCTGAAAATCTTCTTCAACTAATAATAGTATTTCCAATTATTCTGATTACATTAAAAAATAGAAAATCAGAAACTTTTGAAATTTTAATGGCTTTTATTATATTTTTTCTTATTAATCAAATTTCTCTTGTTTTACCAATGGTTTATCCTAAATTAAGAATTAGTAATTGGAATTCAAATTGGAATTGGGTTGGAAAAATATACGCCATATTTGGAGCTATAGCATTTTTATTAATTTACAGAAAATATCCATTGAAAGATTATTTTTTAACATTTAAACAGGAAAGTAAGTTTTTAAAGAAAGGAATTTTAATAATTACCTCACTTTTAATAATAAAAACTGTGCTTATGTTTTTTGCTCCAACTAAAATACTGAATTGGGAAACACTTTTCTTTCAATTTTCTATGCCAGGAATAAACGAGGAAATTGCTTACAGAGGAATTATGCTTGGACTTTTGGCAAAAATTTTGAAAAGTAAAAACTTAATATTGAATACACCTGTTTGGATAACTGCAATACTATTTGGATTAGAACACGGACTTTCACTTTCAACTGAACTCATTATAACTTTCAACATTCAACCTTTCTTAATAACAATGATTTATGGATTAATTTGGGGTTGGATAACAATAAAAAGTGGAAGTATTTTATTAGCGTTAATTTCACATAATTTAGGAAATGGAACTGGAAATATAATTAGAATGAGGTAA